In a genomic window of Telopea speciosissima isolate NSW1024214 ecotype Mountain lineage chromosome 5, Tspe_v1, whole genome shotgun sequence:
- the LOC122661461 gene encoding endoplasmin homolog isoform X2 has translation MRRLTLPSALLLLLLLSLLPDQGRKIHANAEESESEELVDPPKVEDKLGAVPNGLSTDSDVAKREAESISKRSLRSNAEKFEFQAEVSRLMDIIINSLYSNKDIFLRELISNASDALDKIRFLSLTDKEILGEGDNTKLEIQIKLDKEKKVLSIRDRGIGMTKEDLIKNLGTIAKSGTSAFVEKMQTSGDLNLIGQFGVGFYSVYLVADYVEVISKHNDDKQYIWESKADGAFAISEDVDNEPLGRGTEIRLHLREEAQEYLEEDKLKELVKKYSQFINFPINMWASKEVDVEVPTDEDDSNEEEETTESSSSEEESEEEDSEKKPKTTTVKETTYEWELLNDVKAIWLRNPKEVTDEEYTKFYRSLAKDFGDEKPLSWSHFTAEGDVEFKAILFVPPKAPHDLYESYYNSNKANLKLFVRRVFISDEFDELLPKYLNFLKGLVDSDTLPLNVSREMLQQHNSLKTIKKKLIRKALDMIRRIADEDPDEAIGNDNKDAENADDNDEKKGQYTKFWNEFGKSIKLGIIEDATNRNRLAKLLRFESTKSGGKLTSLDQYISRMKSGQKDIFYITGTSKEQLEKSPFLERLTKKNFEVIFFTDPVDEYLMQYLMDYEDKKFQNVSKEGLKLGKESKDKELKESFKELTKWWKGALASENVDDVKISNRLENSPCVVVTSKYGWSANMEKIMQSQTLSDANKQAYMRGKRVLEINPRHPIIKELRERVVKDSEDENVKQTARLIYQTALMESGFILNDPKEFASSIYSSVKSSLNISPDAAVEEEDDVEEAEVESDIKEATSMGDEAGTTEDNAETESSIKDEL, from the exons ATGAGGAGGTTGACTCTCCCTTCCGCTCTGCTTCTCTtacttcttctctccctcctaCCAGATcaag GTCGTAAGATACATGCCAATGCAGAAGAGAGCGAATCCGAAGAGCTTGTAGACCCTCCCAAGGTTGAAGACAAGCTTGGTGCCGTTCCTAATGGATTATCAACCGATTCGGATGTTGCTAAGAG GGAGGCAGagtctatctcaaagagatctcTCCGCAGTAATGCAGAGAAGTTCGAGTTTCAAGCTGAGGTTTCTCGGCTCATGGATATAATTATTAACTCTCTTTATAGCAATAAAGACATTTTCTTGAGGGAGCTAATCTCCAATGCTTCTGAT GCATTGGATAAGATCAGGTTCCTTTCCCTCACAGACAAGGAAATTTTGGGTGAAGGTGATAACACGAAGCTTGAGATCCAG ATTAAATTAGACAAGGAAAAGAAAGTGCTTTCTATTCGTGACAGAGGTATAGGAATGACAAAAGAGGATCTGATCAAGAACTTGGGAACCATAGCAAAGTCTGGAACTTCAG CTTTTGTTGAGAAAATGCAAACAAGTGGTGATCTCAATCTCATTGGGCAATTTGGAGTTGGGTTTTACTCTGTATATCTTGTTGCAGACTATGTTGAAGTCATTAGTAAACACAATGATGACAAACA GTATATTTGGGAGTCGAAGGCTGATGGGGCATTTGCAATCTCTGAAGATGTAGATAACGAGCCACTAGGACGTGGAACTGAGATCAGATTGCATCTTAGGGAGGAAGCCCAGGAGTATTTGGAGGAAGACAAATTAAAA GAATTGGTGAAGAAATACTCTCAATTTATTAACTTCCCTATAAACATGTGGGCAAGCAAAGAAGTTGATGTGGAGGTTCCTACAGATGAAGATGACTctaatgaagaagaggaaacaa CTGAAAGTAGCTCTTCAGAGGAAGAGTCAGAAGAGGAAGATTCTGAGAAAAAGCCAAAGACTACGACAGTGAAGGAAACAACATATGAGTGGGAGCTTTTGAATGATGTGAAGGCTATTTGGCTACGGAATCCAAAGGAGGTTACAGATGAGGAATACACAAAATTCTACCGCTCTCTTGCGAAG GACTTTGGTGATGAGAAACCTTTGTCATGGAGTCACTTTACCGCTGAAGGTGACGTGGAGTTCAAGGCTATTCTGTTTGTTCCTCCAAAGGCTCCTCATGATCTGTATGAAAGCTACTATAACTCCAACAAAGCCAACCTGAAGTTGTTTGTTAGACGTGTCTTCATCTCGGATGAATTTGATGAACTTCTTCCCAAGTACCTGAACTTTTTGAAG GGTCTTGTTGATTCCGACACCTTACCACTCAATGTATCACGAGAAATGCTTCAACAGCACAACAGTCTGAAGACTATCAAGAAGAAACTTATTCGCAAAGCTCTTGATATGATCCGTAGGATTGCTGATGAGGATCCTGATGAGGCTATTGGTAATGACAATAAAG ATGCTGAAAATGCTGATGACAATGATGAGAAGAAAGGTCAGTACACTAAGTTCTGGAATGAGTTTGGAAAGTCAATAAAGCTCGGTATCATTGAGGATGCCACCAATAGAAATCGCCTGGCAAAGCTACTCAGATTTGAAAG CACGAAGTCAGGTGGCAAGCTGACATCTCTAGATCAGTACATCTCAAGAATGAAGTCTGGACAGAAGGATATCTTTTATATAACAGGAACCAGTAAGGAACAATTGGAGAAATCCCCCTTCCTTGAGAGGCTCACAAAGAAAAATTTTGAG GTTATTTTCTTCACTGATCCAGTAGATGAATACCTAATGCAATACCTGATGGACTATGAAGACAAGAAATTCCAGAATGTGTCCAAGGAAGGGCTGAAGCTTGGGAAGGAATCAAAAGATAAGGAGCTCAAGGAATCGTTCAAAGAGCTGACAAAATGGTGGAAGGGAGCTCTTGCCAGTGAAAATGTTGATGATGTGAAGATAAGCAATCGTCTGGAGAACAGCCCATGTGTGGTGGTGACATCCAAGTATGGATGGAGTGCAAACATGGAAAAAATTATGCAATCCCAGACTCTATCTGACGCCAACAAGCAGGCTTATATGCGCGGAAAGAGGGTTCTTGAGATTAACCCAAGGCACCCAATCATCAAGGAGCTTCGGGAAAGGGTTGTCAAGGATTCTGAG GATGAGAATGTAAAGCAGACAGCACGGCTTATATACCAAACAGCCCTTATGGAGAGTGGCTTCATCCTTAATGACCCTAAGGAATTTGCTTCCAGTATCTACAGCTCAGTCAAGTCAAGCCTGAATATCAGTCCAGATGCTGCAGTGGAAGAGGAGGATGATGTAGAAGAGGCTGAGGTTGAATCTGACATTAAGGAAGCTACTTCCATGGGTGATGAGGCCGGAACAACTGAGGATAATGCAGAAACAGAATCTTCGATCAAGGATGAGTTGTAA
- the LOC122661461 gene encoding endoplasmin homolog isoform X1 → MRRLTLPSALLLLLLLSLLPDQGRKIHANAEESESEELVDPPKVEDKLGAVPNGLSTDSDVAKREAESISKRSLRSNAEKFEFQAEVSRLMDIIINSLYSNKDIFLRELISNASDALDKIRFLSLTDKEILGEGDNTKLEIQIKLDKEKKVLSIRDRGIGMTKEDLIKNLGTIAKSGTSAFVEKMQTSGDLNLIGQFGVGFYSVYLVADYVEVISKHNDDKQYIWESKADGAFAISEDVDNEPLGRGTEIRLHLREEAQEYLEEDKLKELVKKYSQFINFPINMWASKEVDVEVPTDEDDSNEEEETTAESSSSEEESEEEDSEKKPKTTTVKETTYEWELLNDVKAIWLRNPKEVTDEEYTKFYRSLAKDFGDEKPLSWSHFTAEGDVEFKAILFVPPKAPHDLYESYYNSNKANLKLFVRRVFISDEFDELLPKYLNFLKGLVDSDTLPLNVSREMLQQHNSLKTIKKKLIRKALDMIRRIADEDPDEAIGNDNKDAENADDNDEKKGQYTKFWNEFGKSIKLGIIEDATNRNRLAKLLRFESTKSGGKLTSLDQYISRMKSGQKDIFYITGTSKEQLEKSPFLERLTKKNFEVIFFTDPVDEYLMQYLMDYEDKKFQNVSKEGLKLGKESKDKELKESFKELTKWWKGALASENVDDVKISNRLENSPCVVVTSKYGWSANMEKIMQSQTLSDANKQAYMRGKRVLEINPRHPIIKELRERVVKDSEDENVKQTARLIYQTALMESGFILNDPKEFASSIYSSVKSSLNISPDAAVEEEDDVEEAEVESDIKEATSMGDEAGTTEDNAETESSIKDEL, encoded by the exons ATGAGGAGGTTGACTCTCCCTTCCGCTCTGCTTCTCTtacttcttctctccctcctaCCAGATcaag GTCGTAAGATACATGCCAATGCAGAAGAGAGCGAATCCGAAGAGCTTGTAGACCCTCCCAAGGTTGAAGACAAGCTTGGTGCCGTTCCTAATGGATTATCAACCGATTCGGATGTTGCTAAGAG GGAGGCAGagtctatctcaaagagatctcTCCGCAGTAATGCAGAGAAGTTCGAGTTTCAAGCTGAGGTTTCTCGGCTCATGGATATAATTATTAACTCTCTTTATAGCAATAAAGACATTTTCTTGAGGGAGCTAATCTCCAATGCTTCTGAT GCATTGGATAAGATCAGGTTCCTTTCCCTCACAGACAAGGAAATTTTGGGTGAAGGTGATAACACGAAGCTTGAGATCCAG ATTAAATTAGACAAGGAAAAGAAAGTGCTTTCTATTCGTGACAGAGGTATAGGAATGACAAAAGAGGATCTGATCAAGAACTTGGGAACCATAGCAAAGTCTGGAACTTCAG CTTTTGTTGAGAAAATGCAAACAAGTGGTGATCTCAATCTCATTGGGCAATTTGGAGTTGGGTTTTACTCTGTATATCTTGTTGCAGACTATGTTGAAGTCATTAGTAAACACAATGATGACAAACA GTATATTTGGGAGTCGAAGGCTGATGGGGCATTTGCAATCTCTGAAGATGTAGATAACGAGCCACTAGGACGTGGAACTGAGATCAGATTGCATCTTAGGGAGGAAGCCCAGGAGTATTTGGAGGAAGACAAATTAAAA GAATTGGTGAAGAAATACTCTCAATTTATTAACTTCCCTATAAACATGTGGGCAAGCAAAGAAGTTGATGTGGAGGTTCCTACAGATGAAGATGACTctaatgaagaagaggaaacaa CAGCTGAAAGTAGCTCTTCAGAGGAAGAGTCAGAAGAGGAAGATTCTGAGAAAAAGCCAAAGACTACGACAGTGAAGGAAACAACATATGAGTGGGAGCTTTTGAATGATGTGAAGGCTATTTGGCTACGGAATCCAAAGGAGGTTACAGATGAGGAATACACAAAATTCTACCGCTCTCTTGCGAAG GACTTTGGTGATGAGAAACCTTTGTCATGGAGTCACTTTACCGCTGAAGGTGACGTGGAGTTCAAGGCTATTCTGTTTGTTCCTCCAAAGGCTCCTCATGATCTGTATGAAAGCTACTATAACTCCAACAAAGCCAACCTGAAGTTGTTTGTTAGACGTGTCTTCATCTCGGATGAATTTGATGAACTTCTTCCCAAGTACCTGAACTTTTTGAAG GGTCTTGTTGATTCCGACACCTTACCACTCAATGTATCACGAGAAATGCTTCAACAGCACAACAGTCTGAAGACTATCAAGAAGAAACTTATTCGCAAAGCTCTTGATATGATCCGTAGGATTGCTGATGAGGATCCTGATGAGGCTATTGGTAATGACAATAAAG ATGCTGAAAATGCTGATGACAATGATGAGAAGAAAGGTCAGTACACTAAGTTCTGGAATGAGTTTGGAAAGTCAATAAAGCTCGGTATCATTGAGGATGCCACCAATAGAAATCGCCTGGCAAAGCTACTCAGATTTGAAAG CACGAAGTCAGGTGGCAAGCTGACATCTCTAGATCAGTACATCTCAAGAATGAAGTCTGGACAGAAGGATATCTTTTATATAACAGGAACCAGTAAGGAACAATTGGAGAAATCCCCCTTCCTTGAGAGGCTCACAAAGAAAAATTTTGAG GTTATTTTCTTCACTGATCCAGTAGATGAATACCTAATGCAATACCTGATGGACTATGAAGACAAGAAATTCCAGAATGTGTCCAAGGAAGGGCTGAAGCTTGGGAAGGAATCAAAAGATAAGGAGCTCAAGGAATCGTTCAAAGAGCTGACAAAATGGTGGAAGGGAGCTCTTGCCAGTGAAAATGTTGATGATGTGAAGATAAGCAATCGTCTGGAGAACAGCCCATGTGTGGTGGTGACATCCAAGTATGGATGGAGTGCAAACATGGAAAAAATTATGCAATCCCAGACTCTATCTGACGCCAACAAGCAGGCTTATATGCGCGGAAAGAGGGTTCTTGAGATTAACCCAAGGCACCCAATCATCAAGGAGCTTCGGGAAAGGGTTGTCAAGGATTCTGAG GATGAGAATGTAAAGCAGACAGCACGGCTTATATACCAAACAGCCCTTATGGAGAGTGGCTTCATCCTTAATGACCCTAAGGAATTTGCTTCCAGTATCTACAGCTCAGTCAAGTCAAGCCTGAATATCAGTCCAGATGCTGCAGTGGAAGAGGAGGATGATGTAGAAGAGGCTGAGGTTGAATCTGACATTAAGGAAGCTACTTCCATGGGTGATGAGGCCGGAACAACTGAGGATAATGCAGAAACAGAATCTTCGATCAAGGATGAGTTGTAA
- the LOC122660946 gene encoding thaumatin-like protein 1 gives MDLVSSCSPSFILSFVLLLICRGASGATFTFVNKCDYTVWPGILANAGSPRLDSTGFELPKDTFRAFQAPTGWSGRFWGRTGCNFDATGQGTCSTGDCGSDQVECNGAGAAPPATLAEFTLGSGSQDFYDVSLVDGYNLPMMVDVSGGTGTCASTGCAIDLNQQCPMELRVSSGDACKSACEAFGSPEYCCSGDFNTPTACRPSVYSEMFKSACPRSYSYAYDDPTSTFTCLGADYTITFCPSSVTSLKNSRDSTPITTGTTTDGSVSGGVSQSGTETGSGTGTSTMLADTSMLAALATGDATGDSTRTTLSSSVLQSTLTIAATIALILLPFLRL, from the exons ATGGATCTGGTCTCCTCATGCTCTCCCTCGTTCATCCTCAGCTTTGTTTTGTTACTAATCTGTAGAG GTGCTTCAGGGGCTACATTTACATTTGTGAACAAATGTGACTACACAGTCTGGCCCGGAATCCTCGCCAATGCAGGCAGCCCAAGGTTAGATAGCACAGGATTTGAGCTCCCAAAGGACACCTTTCGTGCCTTCCAAGCTCCAACAGGGTGGTCAGGCAGGTTCTGGGGCAGAACAGGCTGCAATTTCGACGCTACAGGCCAAGGCACATGCTCCACAGGCGACTGTGGATCAGACCAGGTAGAATGCAACGGCGCAGGTGCTGCTCCACCTGCAACACTCGCTGAATTCACATTAGGCTCGGGTAGTCAGGATTTCTACGATGTGAGCTTAGTAGATGGGTATAATCTGCCTATGATGGTGGATGTGAGTGGTGGCACGGGTACCTGTGCATCGACCGGGTGCGCTATAGATTTGAATCAGCAATGCCCCATGGAATTGAGGGTGAGTAGCGGAGATGCTTGTAAAAGTGCCTGTGAGGCGTTTGGGAGTCCCGAGTACTGTTGCAGCGGCGACTTCAATACGCCCACAGCTTGCCGGCCGTCGGTGTACTCGGAGATGTTCAAATCTGCTTGCCCGAGATCCTATAGTTATGCTTATGATGATCCTACCAGTACCTTTACTTGTTTGGGAGCAGATTATACCATTACCTTCTGCCCTTCTTCTGTGACTAG TTTGAAGAACTCGAGAGATTCAACTCCAATAACGACAGGAACCACAACAGATGGTTCAGTGTCAGGTGGAGTGTCACAGTCAGGAACAGAGACAGGGTCAGGAACAGGGACGAGTACTATGCTGGCCGATACATCGATGTTGGCAGCCTTGGCCACTGGAGACGCCACTGGAGACTCAACCAGGACgaccctttcttcttctgttcttcaatCTACACTCACCATTGCAGCAACCATCGCTCTcatcctccttcccttccttcgaTTGTAg